A DNA window from Microcystis aeruginosa NIES-843 contains the following coding sequences:
- a CDS encoding ISAzo13-like element ISMae28 family transposase (programmed frameshift), producing the protein MELTDSLKKLLSETALQLKGAAKRRFMAQTVLELGYGGQTLAAQELGWNRTTIRKGIKELKRGIICVDNHSAKGRKKAEEHLPFLLENIKSLVDSQSQTDPSFKSQRLYVRLSAAEVRKQLISKYGYSDEDLPSEETIRVKLNNLGYRLKRVAKVLPQKKFPETEAIFEELANINREADEDPTMLRLSLDAKARVNIGLFDRGGKNRITVETNDHDFNPKTTLTPYGIFIPEFDELFLYFTASTVTSDFIVDILEDFWESEKSRFEKIKTLIINQDNGPENNSRRTQFMKRIVEFSQKYQVNIRLAYYPPYHSKYNPIERTWAVLENPWNGSILDEIETALKFAQTMTWKGKHPIVKLITETYEKGVKLTKKAMEKIEEKIERLTESTNQDFPDLGQWFIDIYYDKT; encoded by the exons ATGGAATTAACTGATTCCCTCAAGAAATTGCTCAGTGAAACTGCACTTCAATTAAAAGGTGCAGCTAAAAGAAGATTCATGGCCCAAACAGTCTTAGAATTAGGCTATGGGGGACAAACCCTTGCTGCACAGGAGTTAGGCTGGAATCGAACTACTATTCGTAAAGGAATTAAAGAACTAAAAAGAGGTATTATTTGTGTTGATAATCATTCAGCTAAGGGGCGGAAAAAAGCAGAAGAACATTTACCTTTTCTATTGGAAAACATCAAAAGTTTAGTGGATTCTCAAAGCCAAACTGACCCAAGTTTTAAAAGCCAAAGGCTTTATGTGAGACTGAGTGCGGCCGAAGTCCGAAAGCAATTAATCTCTAAATATGGGTACAGTGATGAGGATTTACCGAGCGAGGAAACTATTCGGGTTAAATTAAATAACTTAGGTTATCGTCTGAAAAGAGTCGCTAAAGTTTTACCTCAAAAAAAAT TTCCAGAAACCGAGGCAATCTTTGAGGAATTAGCTAACATTAATCGGGAAGCGGATGAAGACCCTACGATGTTACGTCTTAGTTTGGATGCCAAAGCCCGTGTTAATATTGGACTATTTGATCGAGGAGGTAAGAATAGAATAACTGTCGAAACAAACGATCATGATTTTAATCCGAAAACAACCCTAACCCCTTACGGAATATTTATTCCAGAATTTGATGAGTTGTTTTTGTATTTCACTGCCTCCACAGTCACCAGTGACTTTATTGTTGATATATTAGAAGATTTCTGGGAGTCGGAAAAATCTCGTTTTGAGAAAATTAAAACTTTGATAATTAATCAAGATAATGGACCAGAAAATAATTCGAGACGAACTCAGTTCATGAAACGTATAGTTGAGTTTTCCCAAAAATATCAAGTTAATATACGTTTAGCTTACTATCCCCCTTACCATAGTAAATATAATCCTATTGAACGAACCTGGGCTGTGTTAGAAAACCCTTGGAATGGGAGTATTTTAGATGAAATCGAAACGGCTTTGAAATTCGCCCAAACTATGACTTGGAAAGGAAAACACCCGATTGTTAAGTTGATTACTGAAACTTATGAAAAAGGAGTAAAGCTTACTAAAAAAGCCATGGAAAAAATCGAAGAAAAAATCGAACGTCTCACAGAATCAACGAATCAAGACTTTCCCGATTTGGGACAATGGTTTATTGATATCTATTATGATAAGACCTAG
- a CDS encoding IS630-like element ISMae22 family transposase, which translates to MINLEFTEEEKNSLYYERFHHPHPRVQLKMEVLWLKSQKIPHQKICQLAGISPNTLLTYLRDYQEGGIEKLKEINFYRPKSELESQRETLKKYFEKNPPATINEAVYRREELTGIKRSPTQVRKFLKSLGMKCLKVGSLPSKADPDEQEEYKEKKLEPRLNEAKEGKRAVFFVDAAHFVMGAFLGFVWCFERLFVKSPSGRKRFNVLGALNAITHEVILVTNDTYITATQVCELRSKIAALGLMIPITLVLDNARYQKCKIVEELALYLSIELLYLPSYSPNLNLIERLWKLVKKKCLYGKYYENFSDFSSAIYECLNDAHLKHKKELDSLLTLRFQKFNKSQIMNV; encoded by the coding sequence ATGATTAACCTAGAATTCACGGAAGAAGAAAAGAACTCACTGTATTATGAAAGATTTCATCATCCCCATCCCCGGGTTCAACTGAAGATGGAAGTTCTCTGGTTAAAAAGCCAAAAGATACCGCACCAAAAAATTTGTCAGTTAGCAGGAATCTCGCCAAATACCTTATTAACCTATCTTCGAGATTATCAAGAGGGCGGAATAGAAAAATTAAAAGAAATCAACTTCTATCGCCCTAAAAGTGAATTAGAGTCTCAAAGAGAAACGCTCAAAAAATATTTCGAGAAAAATCCACCAGCCACAATAAATGAAGCTGTATATAGAAGAGAAGAATTGACAGGAATAAAACGAAGTCCTACCCAAGTGAGAAAATTCTTAAAATCCTTGGGAATGAAATGTTTAAAAGTAGGTTCTCTTCCTTCTAAAGCTGACCCAGATGAACAAGAAGAATACAAAGAAAAAAAGCTAGAACCCAGACTAAATGAGGCTAAAGAAGGAAAAAGGGCTGTTTTTTTTGTTGATGCCGCTCACTTCGTCATGGGAGCATTTCTCGGTTTTGTTTGGTGTTTTGAGAGACTTTTTGTTAAGTCACCGAGCGGGCGTAAACGCTTCAATGTTTTAGGAGCATTAAATGCAATAACTCATGAAGTTATTCTGGTTACGAATGACACTTATATTACAGCAACTCAAGTCTGTGAACTCCGGTCAAAAATAGCTGCTTTAGGACTAATGATTCCCATCACTCTCGTATTAGATAATGCCCGCTATCAGAAATGTAAAATTGTTGAAGAATTGGCTCTTTATTTGTCAATAGAGCTACTCTATCTACCGTCTTATTCGCCTAATCTAAATTTAATTGAAAGGCTGTGGAAATTGGTCAAAAAGAAATGTTTATATGGTAAATATTATGAGAACTTTTCTGACTTTTCTTCAGCTATTTATGAATGTCTGAATGATGCCCATCTGAAACATAAAAAAGAACTGGATTCCTTGCTGACTCTACGATTTCAGAAGTTTAATAAATCTCAGATTATGAACGTCTAA
- a CDS encoding IS1380-like element ISMae9 family transposase, which produces MTPSSDQSRLNQLNFGNLNGRQVIANFEGGKITSDAGIILMAELDQKLKITARFAECFRDYRNSSYLDYSVHELLAQRVYGIVLGYEDVNDHDKLRHAPALAIALKKLNFIDSAQANLAGKSTINRLEYCPETVINQENSRYHKIEPNPKEIEKAFVDIFLESYKKPPKPIILDMDVTDDQVHGNQEGAFFNTYYKGVCYAPLYIFCEHHLLVAKLRSSHVDTAGGALEELQRIIGIIREKWSDTQILVRGDSAYSREDIMKFCESQAGVDYVLAMATNSQLKLRATDVIEKAKADYEQRLQPVTELMETLFSPDEELGELAKLVPESTWYRSLCYQTQKSWSRSRRVVTKVCPGSEGVKIRHVVTSLPASKIPPSKLYTEKYCPRGERSNRIKEQQLDLFADRNSTQTFESNQLRLWLSSMAYVLMQAFRQNCLAKTSFAKATVGTIRLNFLKLGARITVSVRRILIAIASSCPYQDILAIAYSRIQAIAGTG; this is translated from the coding sequence ATGACTCCTAGTTCAGACCAGTCTCGACTCAATCAATTAAATTTTGGAAACCTCAATGGAAGACAAGTAATCGCTAATTTTGAGGGAGGAAAAATCACCTCAGATGCAGGAATTATTTTGATGGCAGAGTTAGACCAAAAGCTAAAAATAACGGCTCGGTTTGCCGAATGTTTTCGAGATTATCGAAATTCATCCTATCTAGATTATTCAGTTCATGAACTACTCGCACAAAGAGTTTATGGGATAGTTTTGGGATATGAGGATGTCAATGATCATGATAAATTACGTCATGCTCCAGCTTTAGCAATAGCATTGAAAAAACTAAATTTTATTGACTCAGCCCAAGCAAATTTAGCGGGAAAAAGTACAATTAATCGACTAGAATATTGTCCGGAAACAGTCATCAATCAAGAGAACAGTCGTTACCATAAAATCGAGCCTAACCCCAAAGAAATTGAAAAAGCTTTTGTGGACATCTTTCTAGAATCCTACAAAAAGCCACCGAAACCAATTATTTTAGACATGGATGTCACCGATGACCAAGTGCATGGAAATCAAGAGGGAGCGTTTTTCAATACTTATTATAAAGGAGTGTGTTATGCTCCTTTGTATATTTTCTGTGAGCATCATTTATTAGTAGCTAAACTCCGGTCTTCTCATGTAGATACTGCTGGGGGAGCATTAGAAGAATTGCAGCGAATAATCGGTATAATTCGAGAAAAATGGTCAGATACGCAGATATTAGTACGAGGAGATAGTGCCTATTCCCGTGAAGATATCATGAAATTTTGCGAAAGTCAAGCAGGAGTTGATTATGTTTTAGCAATGGCAACGAATAGTCAATTAAAATTACGAGCGACCGATGTAATTGAGAAAGCTAAGGCAGATTACGAGCAAAGACTTCAGCCAGTTACTGAATTAATGGAGACGTTATTTTCTCCCGATGAAGAGTTAGGAGAATTGGCGAAATTGGTACCAGAATCGACTTGGTATCGTTCCCTATGTTATCAAACCCAAAAATCCTGGAGCCGTTCAAGAAGAGTGGTGACAAAAGTTTGTCCTGGTAGTGAGGGCGTAAAAATTCGCCACGTTGTGACTTCTTTACCTGCATCAAAGATTCCCCCATCTAAACTTTACACTGAAAAATATTGCCCCAGAGGTGAGAGGTCAAATCGAATTAAAGAGCAACAATTAGACTTATTTGCTGACCGGAATTCGACACAGACATTTGAGAGTAATCAATTAAGACTTTGGTTGTCATCAATGGCTTATGTTTTAATGCAAGCTTTTCGTCAAAATTGTTTGGCTAAAACTTCTTTTGCCAAAGCGACAGTGGGAACAATTCGCCTTAATTTCCTTAAATTAGGAGCTAGAATTACTGTTAGTGTCAGAAGAATTTTAATCGCAATTGCCAGTTCTTGTCCCTATCAAGATATTTTAGCGATAGCTTACTCTAGAATTCAAGCGATAGCGGGAACTGGATAA
- a CDS encoding IS1634 family transposase, with protein MNQSTEIEVKNLDHLGLVAGIIDEIGIVEIINEQVSIERGEIVTAGQVVKAIILNGLGFVSRALYLFPQFFEDKATEHLLGEGIEPKHLNDDKIGRVMDKLYQLNVSVIFLLISLAAVKKFGVATENSHLDSTSLSVEGEYKKEYPTVEILKSGAVGEEIETRQQPIKITYGYSRDRRPDLKQFMIDLIVSGDGDVPLFLKVGDGNEADKAVFGQIAREFKKQVDFDSLIVGDSALYSKENLKLMKEMRWLSRVPLSIKEAQELVDSISEKELTDSEIPGYSWRETSSNYGGIEQRWLLVESQARQESDLKKLEKKIEQEKNSAQEKIRQLSRREFENRAVALAIAKGLSDSLKSHQLTEIKVNLIPPESQGSKLKLKDDLPSQSYQVQAKLELNLTAIERLKKRAGRFVLATNDLEKKRLSSEDILKKYKGQQAPERGFSFLKDPCFFADSVFLKSPHRIEVMAMLMGLCLLVYTIGQRQLRLSLKQQETGLKNPLGKLTDRPTLRWIFQCFQGIHLVRIQDNQKISNLTDERRNILRFFPKPCQEYYLLS; from the coding sequence ATGAATCAATCAACAGAAATTGAAGTCAAAAATCTAGACCATCTGGGATTAGTAGCCGGAATTATCGATGAAATAGGAATCGTTGAAATTATCAACGAACAAGTCTCAATTGAGCGAGGAGAAATTGTCACAGCGGGGCAAGTCGTGAAAGCAATTATCCTGAATGGATTGGGATTTGTCTCCCGAGCCTTGTATTTATTTCCTCAATTTTTTGAAGATAAAGCAACCGAACATCTGCTGGGAGAGGGCATCGAACCAAAACACCTGAATGATGATAAAATTGGTCGAGTAATGGACAAACTTTATCAACTTAATGTTTCGGTCATTTTCCTACTGATTAGTTTAGCCGCCGTGAAAAAATTTGGTGTAGCAACCGAGAACTCCCATTTAGATTCGACTTCTCTATCAGTAGAAGGAGAATATAAAAAGGAATACCCAACAGTAGAAATCCTGAAATCAGGAGCAGTGGGAGAAGAAATTGAAACCAGACAACAGCCAATAAAAATTACCTACGGATACTCCCGCGACCGACGACCTGACTTAAAACAATTTATGATTGACTTAATCGTAAGTGGGGATGGAGATGTACCTTTATTCCTGAAAGTAGGGGACGGAAATGAAGCGGACAAAGCGGTTTTTGGTCAAATCGCCCGAGAATTTAAAAAACAAGTTGACTTTGACAGTTTAATAGTCGGCGATAGCGCCCTCTATAGCAAAGAGAATTTAAAACTAATGAAAGAAATGCGTTGGTTGTCTCGAGTACCATTAAGCATTAAAGAGGCTCAAGAGTTAGTCGATAGCATCTCAGAAAAAGAGTTAACCGATTCAGAAATACCGGGTTATTCCTGGCGGGAAACAAGCTCTAACTATGGGGGGATAGAACAAAGATGGTTGCTAGTTGAAAGTCAAGCTAGACAAGAATCAGACTTGAAAAAATTAGAGAAAAAAATCGAGCAGGAAAAGAATTCTGCCCAAGAAAAAATCCGGCAACTATCCCGAAGAGAATTTGAGAATAGAGCGGTGGCGTTGGCGATAGCCAAAGGATTATCTGACTCCTTAAAATCTCATCAGTTAACGGAGATTAAAGTCAATCTCATTCCGCCTGAGTCCCAGGGGTCAAAACTCAAATTAAAAGACGATTTACCCTCTCAAAGCTATCAAGTTCAAGCCAAATTAGAGTTGAATTTGACCGCCATTGAGAGGCTAAAGAAACGAGCAGGACGATTCGTTTTAGCAACTAACGATTTGGAGAAAAAACGATTGAGCAGTGAGGATATACTCAAAAAATATAAGGGGCAACAAGCTCCAGAAAGAGGATTTTCTTTTCTCAAAGACCCCTGCTTTTTTGCTGACAGTGTCTTTCTCAAATCTCCCCATAGAATCGAGGTCATGGCCATGCTCATGGGCTTGTGCCTGCTGGTTTATACTATTGGTCAAAGACAACTTCGTTTAAGTTTAAAACAGCAGGAGACGGGACTGAAAAATCCGTTGGGTAAGTTAACTGACCGACCGACGTTACGCTGGATATTTCAGTGCTTTCAAGGGATTCATCTCGTCCGTATTCAAGACAATCAAAAGATTAGCAACTTAACGGATGAGAGGCGCAACATTTTGAGATTTTTCCCCAAACCTTGCCAGGAATATTATCTCTTATCTTGA
- a CDS encoding Uma2 family endonuclease, whose translation MVRQLDDSPKTAIVYPDSDGKPMADNTRQFRWITTIKSNLDWLFANNADVFVAGDLLWYPVEGDNKTRQAPDVMVAFGRPKGERGSYQQWKENNIPPQVVFEILSPGNTQTEMTRKLLFYDRYGVEEYYIYNPDKNDLGGCIRQENRLESLENLDNWISPRLGIRFQLAQPELLLYYPDGQPFTSYNQERQRAEVERQRAERLAAKLRELNINPEEI comes from the coding sequence ATGGTTAGACAACTCGACGACAGCCCAAAAACCGCAATCGTCTATCCCGATAGCGATGGTAAACCGATGGCCGATAATACAAGACAATTTCGCTGGATTACGACGATTAAATCGAATCTAGACTGGTTATTTGCCAATAATGCCGATGTTTTTGTCGCCGGTGATTTACTCTGGTATCCCGTGGAGGGAGATAATAAGACTCGGCAAGCGCCTGATGTCATGGTAGCTTTCGGCAGACCGAAAGGGGAAAGAGGTTCCTATCAACAGTGGAAAGAGAACAATATCCCCCCACAGGTGGTTTTTGAAATTCTCTCTCCGGGTAATACTCAAACGGAAATGACCAGAAAACTACTGTTTTATGACCGTTATGGTGTGGAAGAATACTACATTTATAATCCCGATAAAAATGATTTGGGCGGCTGTATTCGCCAAGAAAATCGGCTCGAAAGTCTAGAAAATCTCGATAATTGGATCAGTCCTCGCTTAGGCATTCGTTTTCAATTAGCCCAACCAGAGTTACTCTTGTATTATCCCGATGGTCAACCTTTCACCAGTTACAACCAAGAACGACAACGGGCCGAAGTGGAACGACAACGGGCCGAACGATTGGCGGCAAAACTGCGAGAATTAAACATTAATCCCGAAGAAATTTAA
- a CDS encoding Uma2 family endonuclease — protein MVRQLDDSPKTTIVYPDSDGKPMADNTRQFRWITTIKSNLDWLFANNADVFVAGDLLWYPVEGDNKTRQAPDVMVAFGRPKGERGSYQQWKENNIPPQVVFEILSPGNTPTEMTRKLLFYDRYGVEEYYIYNPDKNDLGGCIRRENRLESLENLDNWVSPRLGIRFQLAQPELLLYYPDGQPFTSYNQERQRAEAERQRAETESQRAEAERQRAETESQRAEAERQRAERLAAKLRELNINPEET, from the coding sequence ATGGTTAGACAACTCGACGACAGCCCGAAAACCACAATCGTCTATCCCGATAGCGATGGTAAACCGATGGCCGATAATACAAGACAATTTCGCTGGATTACGACGATTAAATCGAATCTAGACTGGTTATTTGCCAATAATGCCGATGTTTTTGTCGCCGGTGATTTACTCTGGTATCCCGTGGAGGGAGATAATAAGACTCGGCAAGCGCCTGATGTGATGGTAGCTTTCGGCAGACCGAAAGGGGAAAGAGGTTCCTATCAACAGTGGAAAGAGAACAATATCCCCCCACAGGTGGTTTTTGAAATTCTCTCTCCGGGCAATACCCCAACGGAAATGACCAGAAAACTGCTGTTTTATGACCGTTATGGTGTGGAAGAATACTACATTTATAATCCCGATAAAAATGATTTGGGCGGCTGTATTCGTCGGGAAAATCGGCTCGAAAGTCTGGAAAATCTCGATAATTGGGTCAGTCCTCGCTTAGGTATCCGTTTTCAATTAGCCCAACCAGAGTTACTCTTGTATTATCCCGATGGTCAACCTTTCACCAGTTACAACCAAGAACGACAACGGGCCGAAGCGGAACGACAACGGGCCGAAACGGAAAGTCAACGGGCCGAAGCGGAACGACAACGGGCCGAAACGGAAAGTCAACGGGCCGAAGCGGAACGACAACGGGCCGAACGATTGGCGGCAAAACTGCGGGAGTTAAATATTAATCCCGAAGAAACTTAA
- a CDS encoding citrate synthase: MTVCEYRPGLEGIPAAQSSISFVDGQKGILEYRGIRIEELAEKSTFLETAYLLIWGVLPTGAELDEFADEIRYHRRIKYRIEDMMKCFPEKGHPMDALQTSAAALGLYYARRALDNPEYIRQAVVRLLAKIPTMVAAFQLIRKGNHPIQPNDSLDYAANFLYMLTERRPTDLAAKVFDVCLTLHAEHTMNASTFSAMVTASTLTDPYGVIASAVGTLAGPLHGGANEEVLLMLEEIGSVANVRPYVEKCIANKQKVMGFGHRVYKVKDPRATILQNLAEQLFAELGSDEYYDIALELEQAVVDIYGEKGIYANVDFYSGLVYRKLGIPSDLFTPIFAISRVAGWLAHWKEQLNANRIFRPTQIYTGEHEVPYTPIEQRS, from the coding sequence ATGACAGTTTGTGAATATCGGCCAGGTTTAGAAGGAATTCCCGCCGCCCAATCGAGTATCAGCTTTGTGGATGGGCAAAAGGGAATCTTAGAGTATCGGGGCATTCGGATTGAGGAACTCGCCGAAAAAAGTACCTTCCTCGAAACCGCCTATCTCCTTATCTGGGGTGTTCTGCCCACGGGGGCGGAACTGGACGAATTTGCCGATGAAATCCGTTATCATCGACGCATCAAGTACCGTATCGAAGACATGATGAAATGCTTCCCCGAAAAAGGCCATCCCATGGATGCGCTACAAACTTCGGCGGCGGCTTTAGGGTTATACTATGCCCGTCGGGCTTTGGATAATCCCGAATATATCCGTCAGGCAGTGGTGCGGTTATTAGCGAAAATCCCCACCATGGTGGCGGCGTTTCAATTAATTCGCAAAGGTAATCATCCCATTCAGCCCAACGATAGTCTTGATTATGCGGCCAATTTCCTCTATATGTTGACGGAAAGACGACCAACGGATTTAGCGGCGAAAGTTTTCGATGTCTGTTTGACCCTCCACGCCGAACATACCATGAATGCCTCGACTTTTTCGGCCATGGTGACGGCTTCCACTTTAACCGACCCCTACGGTGTCATCGCTTCAGCAGTGGGAACTCTCGCCGGCCCCCTCCACGGTGGGGCAAACGAGGAAGTATTGTTAATGTTAGAGGAAATCGGTTCGGTGGCTAATGTTCGTCCCTATGTGGAAAAATGTATCGCCAATAAACAAAAAGTTATGGGTTTTGGACACCGGGTATATAAAGTTAAGGATCCCCGGGCGACGATTTTACAAAACCTTGCCGAACAATTATTCGCGGAATTAGGTTCCGATGAATACTACGATATCGCCCTAGAATTAGAACAAGCAGTGGTGGATATCTACGGCGAAAAAGGTATCTATGCTAATGTGGATTTCTATTCGGGATTGGTCTATCGGAAATTAGGCATCCCCAGTGATTTATTTACCCCGATTTTTGCCATCTCCCGGGTGGCCGGTTGGTTGGCCCACTGGAAAGAACAATTAAATGCTAACCGCATTTTCCGTCCTACCCAAATATACACTGGAGAACACGAAGTCCCCTATACACCGATCGAACAACGTTCTTAG
- a CDS encoding ABC transporter substrate-binding protein — MVKFWQGLTVFLISCLLLISLTACGNQVRRNQVVISVLSDPKTFNAVLSAESPNIFGLTYEGLLTENPITGKKEPVLAESWTISDDNLNIIFTMREGLKWSDGQPLTVDDVVFTYKDLYLNPDIPNNYRDSLRIGLKKEFPVITKLDNRRIEFKLPEPFAPFLDAVSSPILPKHALEKTIQKKSPDGRLEFLSTWGLDTPPDQIVFNGAYKLKEYITGQRIIFENNPYYWKKDDRGQQLPHITSVIWAIVESQDTTLLQFRSGSLDSIGVTPEFFSLLKTEEERGNFTIFNGGPAYGTQFIGFNLNQGKRDGKPLVDPIKSRWFNNLNFRQAIAYGINRQRMIDDIYRGLGQEQNSFLSIQSPFYDKTLKGYDYNPEKAKELLLEAGFKYNSDNLLVDADNNPVRFNLITNAGNKIREAIGAQIKNDLAAIGIQVDFQAIAFSNLVDKLSNSLDWEAHILGFTGDNEPHAPNIWYVDGNLHAFNQQPQPGSPPIQGWQAADWEKKIADLYVKGSQELDFEKRKVIYNEIQQLQQEYVPFIYLVNPLALGAVRNCFEGIQFSALGGAFWNLEELKKTCGGV; from the coding sequence ATGGTGAAATTTTGGCAGGGATTAACGGTATTTTTAATTTCTTGTTTATTGCTGATTTCCCTAACTGCTTGTGGTAATCAAGTTAGACGCAATCAAGTGGTCATATCGGTATTAAGTGACCCAAAAACCTTTAATGCTGTTTTATCGGCCGAATCCCCGAATATTTTTGGTTTAACCTACGAAGGACTATTAACAGAAAATCCCATTACTGGCAAAAAAGAACCGGTCTTGGCAGAATCTTGGACAATTTCCGATGATAATTTGAACATTATTTTTACTATGAGAGAGGGTTTAAAATGGTCGGATGGTCAACCCTTAACCGTTGATGATGTGGTTTTTACCTATAAAGATTTATATCTAAATCCTGATATTCCCAACAACTACCGCGATAGTTTAAGAATAGGATTAAAAAAAGAATTTCCAGTTATTACTAAACTAGATAATCGCCGAATCGAATTTAAACTACCCGAACCTTTTGCTCCTTTTTTAGATGCTGTCAGTTCACCGATTTTACCTAAACACGCTTTAGAAAAAACTATTCAGAAAAAAAGCCCCGATGGTAGGTTAGAATTTCTCTCCACTTGGGGGTTAGATACTCCTCCCGATCAAATTGTTTTTAATGGTGCTTATAAACTAAAAGAATATATAACGGGACAAAGGATTATTTTTGAGAATAACCCTTACTATTGGAAAAAAGATGACCGTGGACAACAATTACCCCATATAACTTCGGTAATTTGGGCAATTGTTGAATCGCAGGACACAACTTTACTGCAATTTCGTTCTGGAAGTTTAGATTCTATTGGGGTAACTCCCGAATTTTTCTCCCTCTTAAAAACTGAAGAAGAAAGAGGAAATTTCACTATTTTTAATGGGGGACCTGCCTACGGAACCCAATTTATCGGTTTTAATCTCAATCAAGGAAAACGCGACGGAAAACCCCTAGTAGATCCGATTAAATCCCGTTGGTTTAATAACTTAAATTTCCGCCAAGCTATTGCCTACGGCATTAATCGTCAAAGAATGATTGATGATATCTATCGAGGATTGGGACAAGAACAAAATTCTTTTCTTTCTATCCAATCTCCTTTTTACGATAAAACCCTGAAAGGTTACGATTATAATCCCGAAAAAGCCAAAGAATTATTATTAGAGGCGGGATTTAAGTATAATAGTGATAATCTCCTAGTCGATGCCGATAATAATCCCGTTAGATTTAACCTGATTACTAATGCGGGTAACAAAATCCGGGAAGCAATTGGCGCACAAATTAAAAATGATTTAGCCGCAATAGGAATTCAAGTGGATTTTCAAGCGATCGCTTTTAGCAATTTAGTTGATAAACTAAGTAATAGTCTAGATTGGGAAGCACATATTTTAGGTTTTACCGGCGATAATGAACCCCACGCCCCCAATATTTGGTATGTAGATGGAAATCTCCACGCTTTTAACCAACAACCTCAACCCGGCAGCCCGCCGATTCAAGGCTGGCAAGCGGCGGATTGGGAGAAAAAAATCGCCGATTTATACGTCAAAGGTTCCCAAGAATTAGACTTTGAGAAGCGCAAAGTTATCTATAATGAAATTCAACAACTTCAACAGGAATACGTCCCGTTTATTTATCTAGTTAATCCCCTCGCTTTGGGGGCTGTGCGTAACTGCTTTGAAGGAATACAATTCTCCGCCTTGGGTGGTGCATTCTGGAATCTAGAAGAATTAAAGAAAACCTGTGGAGGTGTTTAA